Proteins encoded by one window of Rhodohalobacter sp. SW132:
- a CDS encoding uroporphyrinogen-III synthase, producing the protein MTSDKPLSGLNAVCFESRLSESAANLLEKYGANVISAPSMQEVPLEKHDEVFGFGKKLFNGEIDILICTTGVGTQMLINALETRYELEKILDALRSVTIVVRGPKPIRVLKKYKVSFEVTVPAPNTWKEILESMDNDEQTSSLTEKTVAVQEYGESNDDLLRELKQRGAVVLPVRVYRWELPDDTKPLMKGIQAVLDGNVAMALFTSKTQIDHVMQVASEKGMESPLKEAMNNLFVASIGPVCTGGLHSYGIKVDFEPTRSKLGVFVREISHEFEDPSSQL; encoded by the coding sequence ATGACATCAGATAAACCACTATCGGGATTAAATGCTGTTTGTTTTGAAAGCCGATTATCCGAATCAGCCGCCAATCTTCTTGAGAAATATGGAGCGAATGTGATCAGTGCTCCCTCTATGCAGGAAGTGCCGCTCGAAAAGCACGACGAAGTTTTCGGGTTCGGTAAAAAACTTTTTAACGGTGAGATTGATATTCTCATCTGTACAACCGGCGTAGGTACTCAAATGCTGATTAATGCCCTCGAAACAAGGTATGAGCTGGAGAAAATACTGGACGCATTGAGAAGTGTCACAATTGTGGTTCGAGGGCCCAAACCAATTCGGGTACTAAAAAAATACAAGGTGTCGTTTGAGGTTACCGTACCCGCCCCTAATACATGGAAGGAGATTCTTGAATCGATGGATAATGATGAACAGACCAGCAGCCTGACAGAAAAAACAGTGGCGGTACAGGAGTATGGTGAATCAAATGATGATCTCCTTCGTGAACTCAAACAGAGAGGAGCTGTCGTTTTACCGGTACGCGTATACCGCTGGGAATTACCGGATGACACGAAACCTTTGATGAAGGGCATACAGGCCGTCTTGGATGGAAATGTAGCGATGGCGCTTTTTACAAGTAAAACGCAAATTGATCATGTTATGCAGGTGGCATCGGAAAAAGGGATGGAAAGCCCCTTGAAGGAAGCCATGAATAATCTTTTCGTTGCTTCAATCGGTCCAGTTTGCACCGGCGGACTTCATTCGTATGGAATCAAGGTAGATTTTGAGCCTACACGATCTAAACTTGGTGTTTTTGTAAGAGAAATAAGTCATGAATTTGAAGATCCTTCCTCACAACTTTAA
- a CDS encoding carboxypeptidase-like regulatory domain-containing protein, with the protein MKLLRIYIVLAVSALSVFSVPAAAQDSDPVRFSFDFRGESLETVLDRIAREAEIDLVYDPDIIRGAEVYQRVQNLEIRDLLRSVLSAHGLDFLTLSSGTIVIVTVAAEDPAYGVFTGKVVDGRTGHPLPGATVMLADASGGTSTGQSGNFAISRLISGEYTIIFSYVGYEAVTKSVRIPPNERIQETVSLQPKQLTVAPVIVESHRPGVFGSYSNSNPNNGETLEAEAMMSSPIRDLSLVPGVQHGLPMNGIQLQGSQQSENRLLLDGAPVYNPHSIGKMFSAFSPHAIGRVTLNRAGFGASEASSLSGAVDLSHDLGAVGNRGATLQADPLAINLRGDYSFDLGDESSLQVMSAFRNSYWDTYRDPVLRESLRSWDQIDPLILNQTEAIETDAALYSPVDHDSELNFYDAHFASRLTINSFNELYASFYASENELNTAVLNRSIPDVNVVPFLYAAEQYQWKNRVGQISWNSLLSPRINFRTKMSYSYGSFSHSSDIRTTNAPIWFTTTLDRASFSHEIGGSGSFTELPGSIEGNNIHHFRAGSDLTYSFSSNFEVETGLHLDHVRSGVDVEEGNYLPTFSNVKSSMVSSHLTGNYRFGSFWHLSLGSRLTYLDGNQTVYAEPRISVQYDKAESRIGYWSARISGGLYRQFINEYSITNTGASAVVPGFSIWSHAGNEEIPKAYHLAGSWYLAPSENSTLRLEAYYKWQPVTNITSYRNLLTGEDLDRSEVSAFAESTEMRALGGSIRANRSVANDRISLMGGYDYSFTRVDMTSQFGKTVPAPWSDPHRVQFRMMWRVLSDLKASVRWQGIYGRTWAYREAYYNYLQLAEPINAEGFDFSSPEQDFLSPFSQVDFSLVYSPSAGRADMELRLDLVNILNRKNELEKNLVPVFENGSVTRYRTGERTMPGFYPSVSLQISF; encoded by the coding sequence ATGAAGCTACTCCGGATTTATATTGTTTTGGCCGTATCCGCGCTGTCTGTTTTTAGCGTGCCGGCCGCTGCGCAGGATAGTGACCCGGTACGTTTCAGTTTTGATTTCAGGGGAGAGTCGCTGGAAACGGTACTCGACCGAATAGCACGAGAAGCAGAAATAGATCTTGTTTACGATCCGGATATTATCCGGGGTGCTGAGGTGTATCAGAGAGTTCAAAATCTTGAAATCAGAGACCTTCTAAGATCGGTACTGTCCGCTCATGGTCTTGATTTCCTCACGCTTTCATCCGGGACAATCGTGATCGTAACGGTTGCAGCGGAAGACCCAGCCTACGGTGTGTTTACGGGGAAAGTGGTTGATGGCCGTACCGGGCACCCGCTTCCGGGAGCCACCGTGATGCTGGCAGATGCATCAGGCGGAACCAGTACAGGACAGTCCGGCAACTTTGCTATATCAAGGCTGATCAGCGGGGAGTACACCATCATTTTTAGCTATGTGGGATATGAAGCGGTAACTAAATCGGTACGTATCCCGCCAAATGAGCGCATACAGGAGACAGTGAGCTTGCAACCGAAGCAGCTCACTGTTGCTCCTGTAATTGTTGAATCTCATCGCCCGGGAGTTTTTGGCAGCTATTCGAATTCAAATCCGAACAACGGAGAAACTCTTGAAGCGGAAGCCATGATGAGTAGCCCTATCAGGGATTTGAGCCTTGTGCCCGGAGTTCAGCACGGTTTACCTATGAACGGAATTCAGCTGCAGGGCAGTCAGCAGAGCGAAAACCGGCTGCTGCTGGACGGGGCACCGGTCTACAATCCGCACTCAATCGGGAAGATGTTCAGCGCGTTTAGTCCGCACGCCATCGGGCGGGTAACCCTGAACCGCGCAGGATTCGGTGCTTCTGAAGCAAGCAGCCTGTCAGGTGCGGTGGATCTATCCCACGATTTAGGAGCTGTGGGAAATCGGGGAGCCACACTTCAGGCAGATCCCCTGGCGATTAACCTGCGGGGCGACTATTCATTTGATTTGGGTGATGAATCTTCACTGCAGGTGATGAGCGCGTTCAGAAACAGCTATTGGGATACGTACAGAGACCCGGTTTTGCGAGAGTCGCTCCGGTCCTGGGATCAAATTGATCCGCTTATACTAAATCAGACGGAAGCGATTGAAACCGATGCCGCACTTTACAGTCCGGTTGATCATGATTCAGAGCTCAATTTTTATGATGCTCATTTTGCTTCCCGTCTTACCATTAACTCTTTTAATGAACTCTATGCTTCATTTTACGCATCGGAAAACGAATTAAATACAGCGGTGCTGAATCGCTCTATCCCTGACGTGAATGTGGTGCCTTTTTTATATGCTGCTGAGCAGTATCAATGGAAAAACAGGGTTGGGCAAATCAGCTGGAACAGTCTGTTGTCCCCGCGAATCAATTTCCGGACGAAGATGAGCTATAGTTACGGTTCGTTCAGTCACAGCAGTGACATCCGTACCACAAATGCCCCTATATGGTTTACAACTACATTGGACCGGGCATCTTTTTCACATGAAATTGGTGGTTCGGGCAGTTTTACAGAACTGCCGGGATCCATCGAGGGGAATAATATTCATCATTTCAGGGCCGGTTCTGATCTGACCTACAGCTTTTCATCAAACTTTGAAGTGGAAACAGGTTTACATCTCGATCACGTCCGTTCCGGTGTTGATGTGGAAGAAGGAAACTACCTGCCTACATTTTCCAATGTAAAATCTTCAATGGTCAGCTCTCATCTCACGGGAAATTACCGTTTTGGAAGCTTTTGGCATCTGTCGTTAGGCAGCAGGCTGACGTATTTAGACGGCAATCAAACCGTATATGCCGAGCCGAGAATATCCGTACAGTACGACAAGGCAGAATCGCGCATCGGGTACTGGTCGGCCCGGATTTCAGGGGGGCTATACCGGCAGTTTATTAATGAATATTCGATCACAAATACGGGAGCTTCGGCAGTTGTGCCGGGATTTTCAATCTGGTCTCATGCCGGCAATGAAGAGATTCCAAAAGCGTATCATCTTGCCGGATCATGGTATCTTGCACCCTCAGAAAACAGTACACTTCGGCTGGAAGCGTACTATAAATGGCAGCCGGTAACGAACATCACATCATACAGAAACCTTCTTACCGGAGAGGATTTAGACCGTTCGGAAGTGAGCGCGTTTGCCGAATCAACTGAGATGAGAGCCCTGGGCGGAAGCATTCGTGCGAACCGGTCGGTTGCCAATGATCGAATATCATTGATGGGCGGCTACGATTACAGCTTCACCCGGGTAGATATGACATCGCAATTCGGGAAAACGGTTCCGGCTCCATGGAGTGACCCTCATCGTGTGCAATTCCGAATGATGTGGAGAGTGCTCTCTGACTTAAAGGCATCTGTGCGCTGGCAGGGGATTTATGGGCGGACCTGGGCTTATCGGGAGGCGTATTACAACTATTTGCAGCTTGCTGAACCGATCAATGCTGAAGGGTTCGATTTTAGCAGCCCGGAGCAGGATTTTTTAAGCCCCTTTAGTCAGGTAGATTTTTCGCTGGTCTATTCCCCGTCAGCCGGGAGGGCCGATATGGAACTCCGTCTCGACCTGGTGAATATCCTCAACAGGAAAAATGAACTTGAAAAAAACCTTGTGCCTGTATTTGAAAATGGCAGTGTAACAAGGTACAGAACCGGTGAAAGAACGATGCCCGGGTTCTACCCATCGGTAAGTCTTCAGATATCCTTTTAG
- a CDS encoding FecR family protein, with product MSEKDKKPKDTHPLQDEDLQKIWDVSAGADEWKDFDLPGESETEDALKDLHIRLETESQKPEISGYIHRYSRYLVAAVALILFGAVLFFMPRNVTAPYGEIAELELPDGSLIELNSGTTVQFNRLFGVTNRTLSLNGEAWFDVKNGNVPFIVKANGTVTEVTGTEFSVRSWADDPGDKTRVAVKSGSVLFFPEGMDQNRVNLTAGYRSTWSAGSVKPEEPAEADMELITGWRERMFVFYDEPLGHIFREVERRFGVRVDLENSRAATETLTGYYRQVESVESLLDDICTVAGLNYARTANGFRVY from the coding sequence ATGTCTGAGAAAGATAAAAAACCGAAAGATACCCACCCTTTGCAAGATGAAGATCTGCAAAAGATATGGGATGTTTCTGCCGGCGCAGATGAGTGGAAAGATTTTGATTTGCCCGGGGAATCTGAAACCGAAGATGCACTGAAGGATCTGCACATACGGCTCGAAACAGAGTCGCAGAAACCGGAGATTTCCGGCTACATTCACCGTTACAGCCGTTACCTGGTCGCTGCAGTAGCACTGATCCTGTTTGGCGCAGTGCTCTTTTTTATGCCCCGGAATGTTACCGCGCCCTACGGTGAGATTGCGGAGCTCGAGCTGCCCGACGGCAGCCTCATTGAGCTGAACAGCGGTACGACTGTGCAGTTTAACCGTCTGTTTGGGGTAACCAACCGAACACTTTCTCTTAACGGAGAGGCGTGGTTTGATGTGAAAAACGGAAATGTACCATTTATCGTGAAAGCCAACGGAACAGTAACCGAAGTTACAGGGACTGAATTTTCAGTTCGCTCCTGGGCAGATGATCCAGGTGATAAAACCCGTGTAGCTGTAAAAAGCGGTTCGGTTCTCTTTTTCCCGGAAGGAATGGATCAGAACAGGGTAAATCTCACGGCAGGATACAGATCAACGTGGAGTGCCGGCAGTGTTAAGCCTGAAGAACCAGCCGAGGCGGATATGGAACTCATTACCGGCTGGCGGGAGCGAATGTTCGTATTTTATGATGAACCGCTGGGCCATATTTTCAGGGAAGTTGAACGTCGTTTCGGCGTGAGGGTTGATCTGGAAAACAGCCGTGCTGCCACAGAAACGCTAACCGGGTATTACCGGCAGGTGGAGAGTGTTGAATCGCTGCTGGATGATATCTGTACCGTGGCCGGCTTAAATTACGCGAGAACCGCTAACGGTTTCAGGGTTTATTAG